Proteins encoded in a region of the Cinclus cinclus chromosome 19, bCinCin1.1, whole genome shotgun sequence genome:
- the CYSRT1 gene encoding cysteine-rich tail protein 1, which produces MDRGLTVQNPYASVNIPREQFQHSFITRYLRDEPTIITNSAAVPSYGTEEQTDLANGWSSPTISTDKSWSRPYNPYASLRMPNGDSSASFYTVTLDKPPKGQEQGADRRCGCCRCCSWCPKCCCVIS; this is translated from the coding sequence ATGGATCGTGGACTCACTGTGCAGAACCCCTACGCCAGTGTCAACATCCCACGGGAACAGTTCCAGCACAGCTTCATCACTCGCTACCTGCGAGATGAGCCCACCATCATCACCAACTCTGCAGCCGTGCCCTCCTACGGCACAGAGGAGCAGACAGACCTTGCTaatggctggagcagcccaacCATCTCCACGGACAAGTCCTGGTCCCGTCCCTACAACCCCTATGCCAGCCTGAGGATGCCCAATGGGGACTCATCTGCCTCCTTCTACACTGTGACCCTGGACAAACCACCCAAGGGCCAGGAGCAGGGGGCTGACAGGCGatgtggctgctgcaggtgctgctcctggtgccCAAAGTGCTGCTGTGTCATCTCCTAA
- the RNF224 gene encoding RING finger protein 224 — protein MSQASGSPRAEDLGPCVGAHSRTPSRGSQRVECIICYSSYDLGVRLPRRLYCGHIFCQACLKRLDAVTNEQRWIPCPQCRQNTPTPRGGVTMLDLDLATFLAVKADKEQPRVAGGSPPALPAKGSCKEQAVTRQPAGLCPEPVPCPEPLPPALFPRRGCCRLCLCCGVTAAFES, from the coding sequence atgtcCCAGGCCAGTGGCAGCCCCCGGGCAGAGGATTTGGGGCCGTGTGTCGGGGCGCACTCGCGCACACCGAGCCGGGGCAGCCAGCGCGTCGAGTGCATCATCTGCTACTCCTCCTACGACCTGGGCGTGCGGCTGCCGCGGCGCCTCTACTGCGGCCACATCTTCTGCCAGGCCTGCCTGAAGCGCCTGGACGCGGTCACCAACGAGCAGCGCTGGATCCCGTGCCCGCAGTGTCGCCAGAACACGCCCACGCCGCGCGGCGGGGTCACCATGCTGGACCTCGACCTGGCCACCTTCCTCGCCGTCAAGGCTGACAAGGAGCAGCCGCGGGTGGCGGGCGGGTCCCCGCCGGCACTGCCCGCCAAGGGCTCGTGCAAGGAGCAGGCGGTGACCCGGCAGCCGGCGGGGCTGTGCCCGGAGCCGGTGCCGTGCCCGGAGCCGCTGCCCCCGGCGCTGTTCCCCCGGCGCGGCTGCTGCcggctgtgcctgtgctgcgGGGTGACCGCGGCCTTCGAGAGCTGA
- the RNF208 gene encoding RING finger protein 208, which yields MQASLRDPRAVDSNVKTILMSCLKGQQVIIKMEAMKIIHPEKFSELQASQPRYAPAPRREPPLVAKRAWPSESEIIVNQACGDIPALDATPGPLPLPRTPPLPRRERGYQGQRKGSSEVCYHRQPPSDEVIVNQYVLHPSTPCEPLECPTCGHMYNFTNKRPRILSCLHSVCEECLQILYESCPKYKFISCPTCKRETVLFTDYGLAALAVNTSILNRLPAEALAANPVQWSSDTDRSCYQTFRQYCGAACTCHIRNPLSSCTIM from the coding sequence ATGCAGGCGTCCCTCAGAGACCCCAGAGCAGTGGACAGTAATGTGAAAACGATACTCATGTCGTGTCTGAAAGGGCAACAGGTCATCATTAAAATGGAGGCGATGAAAATCATCCACCCGGAGAAGTTCTCGGAGCTGCAGGCATCGCAGCCGCGCTacgcgcccgccccgcgccgcgaGCCGCCCCTCGTGGCCAAGCGCGCGTGGCCCTCCGAGTCCGAGATCATCGTCAACCAGGCGTGCGGGGACATCCCTGCCTTGGATGCCACCCCCGGGCCCCTGCCGCTGCCCCGGACTCCCCCCCTGCCGCGGCGCGAGCGCGGCTACCAGGGCCAGCGTAAGGGCAGCTCCGAGGTCTGCTACCACCGGCAGCCGCCATCGGATGAGGTGATCGTCAACCAGTACGTGCTGCACCCCTCGACGCCCTGCGAGCCCCTGGAGTGCCCCACCTGCGGCCACATGTACAACTTCACCAACAAGCGGCCCCGCATCCTCTCCTGCCTGCACTCGGTGTGCGAGGAGTGCCTGCAGATCCTCTACGAGTCCTGCCCCAAGTACAAGTTCATCTCCTGCCCCACCTGCAAGCGGGAAACCGTCCTCTTCACTGACTACGGGCTGGCGGCGCTGGCCGTCAACACCAGTATCCTGAACAGACTGCCGGCCGAGGCCCTGGCTGCCAACCCCGTCCAGTGGAGCAGCGACACCGACCGCAGCTGCTACCAGACCTTCCGCCAGTACTGCGGGGCCGCCTGCACCTGCCACATCCGGAACCCGCTGTCCTCCTGCACCATCATGTGA
- the LRRC26 gene encoding LOW QUALITY PROTEIN: leucine-rich repeat-containing protein 26 (The sequence of the model RefSeq protein was modified relative to this genomic sequence to represent the inferred CDS: deleted 1 base in 1 codon), translating into MNASGCRELITAQHLQPAPPGSAEGTGQGQGLGKVWSSREPVHRAIPAQRVSVPRGAAMGCWRVPGPVLALLLLLCPPPSPACPAACLCSPGKVDCSERGLREVPWSLSTNTSTLRLGYNFITVLGPRSFPPLPVLRLLSLVHNRLELIHSRALLGLGTLQELDLSHNHLTVLTPETFQPLSSLATLNLGSNRLWELEPGVPGALPQLQALLLQDNPWVCSCSILPLWRWLSHNREKVREKSLLLCRAPEQLNKYPIMAFGDESFRQCQETLLSPEYYVSFFLIGPFSFIASIFFCTFLGSLVVFYHSLRRESHCWRRPRICRVH; encoded by the exons ATGAATGCGAGTGGCTGCAGGGAACTGATCACtgcccagcacctccagccagCACCACCGGGCTCAGCCGAGGGCactgggcaggggcaggggctgggcaaGGTGTGGAGCTCT AGGGAGCCTGTCCATCGGGCCATCCCAGCGCAGCGGGTCTCTGTGCCTCGGGGGGCAGCCATGGGCTGCTGGAGGGTCCCTGGCCccgtgctggccctgctgctgctcctgtgcccaCCTCCCTCGCCAGCCTGCCCAGctgcctgcctctgctccccGGGAAAGGTGGACTGCAGCGAGCGGGGCCTCCGAGAGGTGCCCTGGAGCCTCTCGACCAACACCAGCACCCTGCGCCTTGGCTACAACTTCATCACCGTGCTGGGGCCACGCTCCTTCCCTCCGCTGCCAGTGCTGCGGCTGCTCAGCCTGGTCCACAACCGCCTGGAGCTGATCCACAGCCGGGCGCTGCTGGGGCTCGGGACGCTGCAGGAGCTGGACCTCAGCCACAACCACCTCACTGTGCTGACCCCTGAGAccttccagcccctctccagcctggccacGCTCAACCTGGGCAGCAAcaggctgtgggagctggagccTGGGGTGCCAGGCGCCTTGCCCCAGCTCCAAGCACTTCTCCTGCAGGACAACCCCTGggtgtgcagctgcagcatcctgcCCCTCTGGCGCTGGCTCAGCCACAACAGGGAAAAAGTACGAG AGAAGAGTTtgctcctctgcagagctccagagcaACTGAACAAGTATCCGATCATGGCCTTTGGGGATGAGTCcttcaggcagtgccaggagacCTTGCTGTCCCCCGAGTACTATGTCTCCTTCTTCCTCATTGGACCCTTCTCCTTCATTGCCAGCATCTTCTTCTGCACCTTCCTGGGCTCCCTCGTGGTGTTCTACCACAGCCTGCGCCGGGAATCCCACTGCTGGAGGAGACCTCGCATCTGCAGGGTGCACTGA